Within the Streptomyces sp. R41 genome, the region GTACCGTTTCCCGGTACGGGGGTTTCTCCACAATTAGTTCGGCGGCGTCCTACTCTCCCACAGGGTCCCCCCTGCAGTACCATCGGCGCTGTAAGGCTTAGCTTCCGGGTTCGGAATGTAACCGGGCGTTTCCCTCACGCTATGACCACCGAAACACTATGAAACTGTCAACCGCACCACACCCGGTGGCCCCGGGTATGGGGTTGTTCGTGGTTTCAGAACCAACACAGTGGACGCGAGCAACTGAGGACAAGCCCTCGGCCTATTAGTACCAGTCACCTCCAGCGGTTGCCCGCCTTCCAGATCTGGCCTATCAACCCAGTCGTCTACTGGGAGCCTTAACCCCTCAAGGGGGTGGGAGTCCTCATCTCGAAGCAGGCTTCCCGCTTAGATGCTTTCAGCGGTTATCCTTTCCGAACGTAGCCAACCAGCCATGCCCTTGGCAGGACAACTGGCACACCAGAGGTTCGTCCGTCCCGGTCCTCTCGTACTAGGGACAGCCCTTCTCAAGACTCCTACGCGCACAGCGGATAGGGACCGAACTGTCTCACGACGTTCTAAACCCAGCTCGCGTACCGCTTTAATGGGCGAACAGCCCAACCCTTGGGACCGACTCCAGCCCCAGGATGCGACGAGCCGACATCGAGGTGCCAAACCATCCCGTCGATATGGACTCTTGGGGAAGATCAGCCTGTTATCCCCGGGGTACCTTTTATCCGTTGAGCGACGGCGCTTCCACAAGCCACCGCCGGATCACTAGTCCCGACTTTCGTCCCTGCTCGACCCGTCGGTCTCACAGTCAAGCTCCCTTGTGCACTTACACTCAACACCTGATTGCCAACCAGGCTGAGGGAACCTTTGGGCGCCTCCGTTACTCTTTGGGAGGCAACCGCCCCAGTTAAACTACCCATCAGACACTGTCCCTGATCCGGATCACGGACCCAGGTTAGACATCCAGCACGACCAGACTGGTATTTCAACGACGACTCCACACTGGCTGGCGCCAATGCTTCACAGTCTCCCAGCTATCCTACACAAGCCGAACCGAACACCAATATCAAACTGTAGTAAAGGTCCCGGGGTCTTTCCGTCCTGCTGCGCGAAACGAGCATCTTTACTCGTAGTGCAATTTCACCGGGCCTATGGTTGAGACAGTCGAGAAGTCGTTACGCCATTCGTGCAGGTCGGAACTTACCCGACAAGGAATTTCGCTACCTTAGGATGGTTATAGTTACCACCGCCGTTTACTGGCGCTTAAGTTCTCAGCTTCGCCACCCCGAAGAGTGACTAACCGGTCCCCTTAACGTTCCAGCACCGGGCAGGCGTCAGTCCGTATACATCGCCTTACGGCTTCGCACGGACCTGTGTTTTTAGTAAACAGTCGCTTCTCGCTGGTCTCTGCGGCCACCCCCAGCTCAAGGAGCAAGTCCTCTCACCAGTGATGGCCCCCCTTCTCCCGAAGTTACGGGGGCATTTTGCCGAGTTCCTTAACCATAGTTCACCCGAACGCCTCGGTATTCTCTACCTGACCACCTGAGTCGGTTTAGGGTACGGGCCGCCATGAAACTCGCTAGAGGCTTTTCTCGACAGCATAGGATCATCCACTTCACCACAATCGGCTCGGCATCAGGTCTCAGCCTTGATGTGCGACGGATTTGCCTGCCGCACGGCCTACACCCTTACCCCGGGACAACCACCGCCCGGGATGGACTACCTTCCTGCGTCACCCCATCACTCACCTACTACCACCTTGGGCCGACGGCTCCACCACTTCCCTTTCCCCGAAGGGTCCGGGACGGCTTCACGGTCTTAGCATTAATGGGCTCGATGTTTGACGCTTCACAGCGGGTACCGGAATATCAACCGGTTATCCATCGACTACGCCTGTCGGCCTCGCCTTAGGTCCCGACTTACCCTGGGCAGATCAGCTTGACCCAGGAACCCTTAGTCAATCGGCGCACACGTTTCTCACGTGTGTATCGCTACTCATGCCTGCATTCTCACTCGTGAACCGTCCACCACTGCCTTCCGGCGCGGCTTCACCCGGCACACGACGCTCCCCTACCCATCACAGCCTCCGTTGGGAGTATTGCTGCAATGACACGACTTCGGCGGTACGCTTGAGCCCCGCTACATTGTCGGCGCGGAATCACTAGACCAGTGAGCTATTACGCACTCTTTCAAGGGTGGCTGCTTCTAAGCCAACCTCCTGGTTGTCTGTGCGACTCCACATCCTTTCCCACTTAGCGTACGCTTAGGGGCCTTAGTCGATGCTCTGGGCTGTTTCCCTCTCGACCATGGAGCTTATCCCCCACAGTCTCACTGCCGCGCTCTCACTTACCGGCATTCGGAGTTTGGCTAAGGTCAGTAACCCGGTAGGGCCCATCGCCTATCCAGTGCTCTACCTCCGGCAAGAAACACACGACGCTGCACCTAAATGCATTTCGGGGAGAACCAGCTATCACGGAGTTTGATTGGCCTTTCACCCCTAACCACAGGTCATCCCCCAGGTTTTCAACCCTGGTGGGTTCGGTCCTCCACGACCTCTTACAGCCGCTTCAACCTGCCCATGGCTAGATCACTCCGCTTCGGGTCTTGAGCGCGCTACTATACCGCCCTATTCGGACTCGCTTTCGCTACGGCTTCCCCACACGGGTTAACCTCGCAACACACCGCAAACTCGCAGGCTCATTCTTCAAAAGGCACGCAGTCACGACGCACTGAGTAAACTCAATGCGCGACGCTCCCACGGCTTGTAGGCACACGGTTTCAGGTACTATTTCACTCCGCTCCCGCGGTACTTTTCACCATTCCCTCACGGTACTATCCGCTATCGGTCACCAGGGAATATTTAGGCTTAGCGGGTGGTCCCGCCAGATTCACACGGGATTTCTCGGGCCCCGTGCTACTTGGGTGTCTCTCAAACGAGCCGTTGACGTTTCGACTACGGGGGTCTTACCCTCTACGCCGGACCTTTCGCATGTCCTTCGCCTACATCAACGGTTTCTGACTCGTCCTGTCGCCGGCAGACGACAGAAGAGAGATCCCACAACCCCCCAAGCGCAACCCCTGCCGGGTCTCACACGCTTGAGGTTTGGCCTCATCCGGTTTCGCTCGCCACTACTCCCGGAATCACGGTTGTTTTCTCTTCCTGCGGGTACTGAGATGTTTCACTTCCCCGCGTTCCCTCCACATGCCCTATGTGTTCAGGCATGGGTGACAGCCCATGACGACTGCCGGGTTTCCCCATTCGGAAACCCCCGGATCAAAGCCTGGTTGACGGCTCCCCGGGGACTATCGTGGCCTCCCACGTCCTTCATCGGTTCCTGGTGCCAAGGCATCCACCGTGCGCCCTTAAAAACTTGGCCACAGATGCTCGCGTCCACTGTGCAGTTCTCAAACAACGACCAACCACCCATCACCCCCGGTACAACCCGGAGTTCACTGGGGCCGGCACTGAAGGCAGCCGCATTCGGCCGTACCTTCAGACACCCAACAGCGTGCCCGACCGGATCCCGTCCGGAGATCATGCGTTCCACGCCCCGAGGGGCAGTACTTGCAGCCTCCGACCCGTGAACCCGGTCGAATAATCAACGTTCCACCCATGAGCAACCACCGTCGAACGTGTGCCGACGTAATGGCCCTGGACCACCGAGCAAGCTCGGCGGCCTAGATGCTCCTTAGAAAGGAGGTGATCCAGCCGCACCTTCCGGTACGGCTACCTTGTTACGACTTCGTCCCAATCGCCAGTCCCACCTTCGACAGCTCCCTCCCACAAGGGGTTGGGCCACCGGCTTCGGGTGTTACCGACTTTCGTGACGTGACGGGCGGTGTGTACAAGGCCCGGGAACGTATTCACCGCAGCAATGCTGATCTGCGATTACTAGCAACTCCGACTTCATGGGGTCGAGTTGCAGACCCCAATCCGAACTGAGACAGGCTTTTTGAGATTCGCTCCGCCTCGCGGCTTCGCAGCTCTTTGTACCTGCCATTGTAGCACGTGTGCAGCCCAAGACATAAGGGGCATGATGACTTGACGTCGTCCCCACCTTCCTCCGAGTTGACCCCGGCAGTCTCCTGTGAGTCCCCATCACCCCGAAGGGCATGCTGGCAACACAGAACAAGGGTTGCGCTCGTTGCGGGACTTAACCCAACATCTCACGACACGAGCTGACGACAGCCATGCACCACCTGTCACCCGACCACAAGGGGGGCACCATCTCTGATGCTTTCCGGGTGATGTCAAGCCTTGGTAAGGTTCTTCGCGTTGCGTCGAATTAAGCCACATGCTCCGCTGCTTGTGCGGGCCCCCGTCAATTCCTTTGAGTTTTAGCCTTGCGGCCGTACTCCCCAGGCGGGGCACTTAATGCGTTAGCTGCGGCACCGACGACGTGGAATGTCGCCAACACCTAGTGCCCACCGTTTACGGCGTGGACTACCAGGGTATCTAATCCTGTTCGCTCCCCACGCTTTCGCTCCTCAGCGTCAGTAATGGCCCAGAGATCCGCCTTCGCCACCGGTGTTCCTCCTGATATCTGCGCATTTCACCGCTACACCAGGAATTCCGATCTCCCCTACCACACTCTAGCCTGCCCGTATCGACTGCAGACCCGGGGTTAAGCCCCGGGCTTTCACAACCGACGCGACAAGCCGCCTACGAGCTCTTTACGCCCAATAATTCCGGACAACGCTTGCGCCCTACGTATTACCGCGGCTGCTGGCACGTAGTTAGCCGGCGCTTCTTCTGCAGGTACCGTCACTTTCGCTTCTTCCCTGCTGAAAGAGGTTTACAACCCGAAGGCCGTCATCCCTCACGCGGCGTCGCTGCATCAGGCTTTCGCCCATTGTGCAATATTCCCCACTGCTGCCTCCCGTAGGAGTCTGGGCCGTGTCTCAGTCCCAGTGTGGCCGGTCGCCCTCTCAGGCCGGCTACCCGTCGTCGCCTTGGTGAGCCACTACCTCACCAACAAGCTGATAGGCCGCGGGCTCATCCTTCACCGCCGGAGCTTTCAACCGCAGACCATGCGGTCCGCAGTGTCATCCGGTATTAGACCCCGTTTCCAGGGCTTGTCCCAGAGTGAAGGGCAGATTGCCCACGTGTTACTCACCCGTTCGCCACTAATCCACCCCGAAGGGCTTCATCGTTCGACTTGCATGTGTTAAGCACGCCGCCAGCGTTCGTCCTGAGCCAGGATCAAACTCTCCGTGAATGTTTTCCCGTAATCGGGACGACACCACGAGAGCGGAACCGTCCGAGGAATAATCGAAACGGTTCACAGCGTCCTCGCTGTGCGCCTGCCAGGCATCGCCCGGCAGGACTTTTTCAAAGGAACCTCGTCCCGGCCGATCGGCCGGAGACGGGGTATCAACATATCTGGCGTTGATTTTTGGCACGCTGTTGAGTTCTCAAGGAACGGACGCTTCCTTTGTACTCACCCTCTCGGGCTTTCCTCCGGGCGCTTCCCTTCGGTCTTGCGTTTCCGACTCTATCAGATCTTTCCGATCCGATTTCCTCGGTGCTTTCCAGGTTTCCGCTTTCGCGTTTCCCTTTCCGGCGGTTCCGACTTTATCAGAAGTTTTGGGCCGGACTGACCGGCGGCCATTTCTGAATCATCGGGAGTGGCCTCTCGGAAATCAACGTTTCCAGAAGCAAGCAGAGACTAGCTGCTGCCACTGGACATGTCCAGTTCTCTCGGCAACCGTTCGAATCTACCTCCCCACTCCTTCCGTGTCAACGGCTCCTGTGGGGCGAAGAGGAGACTAGCAGGTCAGCGGGTGTGCTCGCACATCAGGCAGCCGTCGGGAGGACGGCGCTGCGCTCGAACTCGTCGACGTCACCGGTGTCGCCGGCGCGTGCGGCGCGACCGCCCAGGACATAGACGTACGCGAGAAAGGCCAGTTCAGCTGCGATTCCGATGCCTATGCGGGCCCAGGTGGGGAGACCGGACGGCGTGACAAAGCCTTCGATGGCGCCCGAGACGAAGAGGATCAGCGCCAGGCCTATCGCCATGCCAAGGGCTGCTCGGCCCTCTTCGGCGAGCGCGGTGCGGCGGGAACGCGGGCCTGGGTCGATCACGGTCCAGCCCAGTCTCAGTCCTGTACCCGCGGCGACGAAGACGGCGGTCAGTTCCAGCAGGCCGTGCGGGAGGACGAGCCCCAGGAAGGTGTCGAGGCGGCCGGCCGAGGACATCAGGCCTATGCCGACCCCGAGGTTGAGCATGTTCTGAAAGAGGATCCAGAGGACCGGGATGCCCAGGAAGACGCCCAGGACCAGGCACATCGCGGCGGCCTGGGCGTTGTTCGTCCACACCTGGGCCGCGAAGGAGGCGGCGGGGTGGCTGGAGTAGTAGGTCTCGTACTCACCACCGGGGCGGGTGAGGTCACGCAGTTCGCTGGGAGCGGCGATCGAGGACTGGACCTCGGGGTGCGTACCGATCCACCACCCCAGGAGGGTCGCGATGACGATGGAGATGAGCGCTGTGGGCACCCACCAGTGGCGCGAGCGGTAGACCGCTGCCGGGAAGCCGTGCGTCAGGAAACGGGTGACATCGCGCCAGGAGGCACGGCGGGTGCCTGTCACTGCACTACGCGCGCGTGCCACGAGTTGGCTGAGGCGGCCGGTGAGCTGAGGGTCCGGGGCACTGGACTGGATCAGGGAGAGGTGAGTGGCGGTGCGTTGGTACAGGGCGACGAGTTCGTCGGCCTCGGCTCCGGTGAGGCGGCGCTGGCGGCGCAGCAGGGCGTCGAGCCTGTCCCATTCGGCGCGGTGGGCGGACACGAAGACGTCGAGGTCCATCGGGTTGGCTGCTCCTCGGCTGCTCGTCGTGAGTGTCAGCTTGTCGTACTGCGGCGCGATGTGCCCTCAGCTTGGCAGACTGGCCGTTCACGGGGCAGGTCAGGGGAAGGACGGCGAGCGTGAGTGAGCTAGTGACGGGCGAGGCGGTGGCGCTGGAACTGCGCCCCGCGAAGCTGCCGAGCCGAGCGCTGGCCGTGCTGCTCGACCTTGCCGTGGCCGTGGCCGTCTATGTGATCGTGACCATCGGTCTGGTGGCTTCGACGGCCTCCCTGGACGATGCGGCGCAGCTGGCGATCTCGATCGCGAGCTTCGTTCTCGTGCTGGTGGGCGGGCCGATCGCGGTGGAGACGCTCAGCCACGGCCGCTCGCTCGGGAAGCTGGCGTGCGGGCTGCGGGTGGTGCGGGACGACGGCGGGCCGATTCGGTTCCGGCACGCGCTGGTGCGTGGAGCCGTCGGGGTGGTCGAGATTCTGATGACGTTCGGAATCGTCGCGTGCATCGCCTCGCTGGTGTCGGCGCGGGGACGGCGGCTCGGTGATGTGTTCGCGGGGACGCTCGTCGTACGGGAAAGGATTCCTGTCGGCCGTATGCCCTTCGTACCTCCTCCGCCGCCCTGGCTGGCGGGGCGGTTCTCCGGGCTTGATCTTTCCGCGGTGCCGGACGGGCTGTGGTTGGCCATCCGCCAGTACCTGACACGGATGCACCAGTTGGATCCGCAGGTCGGCGGGGCGATGGCGGAGCGGCTGGCCATGGATCTCGCTGCCCGTACGGGGGCTCCGGCGCCGCAGGGGGTTCCGTCGGCCGCGTATCTGGCGGCGGTGATGCAGGAGCGTCAGGCGCGGGAGGCTCGTCGGGCGTTCGGGAGCGGGGCGGCCGGGATCACTCAGCCGGGCCCGGGTGGGGTACCGAGCGCGGTCGGACCGGCGGCACAGTCGGCGGGCGCACCTCCCTCCCCCTTCCCCCACCCGTACCCGTCGGCTCCGTCTGCACCGTCAGCGAATCCCGCAACGGCGCCGCAAGCGCCCCGACCCGCGGTGCCGCAGGCCGACCGCGTCGATCGCCCCTCGACCGGCTTCGTGCCGCCCGCGTAATCAGCAGCCGTTGCGGCTTCGGACCGGCCGCGAGAGGCGTCGCAGATCGAGCCCGCCAGGACATGGCCGCCGGATCTACGTCGGGACGTCGTCGTCAGCTGAATACCGACGGCGGTGATTCGAGGTGTTCCAGTTCGATGCCGGGTGCCGCTAGCACCACGTCTCCCGAGATGTGCACGGCGTGCTGCTCCCCCGTGTCCAGCGCTGTGACCTGGTATTCGTCCACGGTCAGCGGGCCGTTGTCAGTGGCGTGTGTTTCTCTCGAGATCAAGGCCCAGGACTGGTCGAGGGTGCGCGGGGCCAGGACCGGGTCCGTGAAGGCCACAAGGCGTACGCGGGTCGCGGAGGCGGAGGGGGTGAGGCGAAGGAGACGGGCGGTGGCGATGAGGAACGCGGGGGATGTGCCGGTGAAGGCGTGGGCGCGGACATTGCCTTCGGTGGCCTGTGTGCCCGTGGGGTCGGTGCGGACCCAGGTCACGCCGTCGAGGGCGGCGCCGCGGACCTGCCAGCCCGCGGCGTGCAGTTCGAGACGGATGGGGCGGCCGATGTCGTCGACGGCGAGGTCGACGGAACCGGCTTGGTCGCCGGAGGGGGTGGTGAGTTGGGAGACGTAGCGCCAGCCGGAGGGGCCGGGCGCGCAGTGGAAGTGCTCTTCAGAGAGGGGGGTGTGATCGTGCGGATCATGGAGCGAATAACGGCCGCGGGGCATGGGCGTTCAGGTCCTCATCGGGGACAGGCCCCCGCCACGGGGGCGAGGGCCTGCTGACATCCGTACGCCGAGCGGTGGTACCGCTGCTCGGCCGGGTGCTCAGTAGCGGTAGTGGTCCGACTTGTACGGGCCCTCGACCTCGACACCGATGTACGCGGCCTGCTCGGGGCGGAGCGTCGTGAGCTTCACGCCGAGCGCGTCGAGGTGGAGGCGGGCGACCTTCTCGTCCAGGTGCTTGGGCAGCACGTAGACGTCGGTCGGGTACTCCTCGGGCTTGGTGAACAGCTCGATCTGGGCCAGCGTCTGGTCCGCGAACGAGTTGGACATCACGAAGGAGGGGTGACCGGTGGCGTTGCCCAGGTTCAGCAGGCGGCCCTCGGAGAGGACGATGATCACCTTGCCGTCGGGGAACTTCCAGGTGTGGACCTGCGGCTTCACCTCGTCCTTGACGATGCCCGGGATCTTCGCGAGGCCGGCCATGTCGATCTCGTTGTCGAAGTGACCGATGTTGCCGACGATCGCCTGGTGCTTCATCTTGGCCATGTCCGAGGCCATGATGATGTCCTTGTTGCCGGTCGTGGTGACGAAGATGTCGGCCTTGTCGATGACCTCGTCGAGGGTCGTGACCTGGTAGCCGTCCATCGCCGCCTGCAGCGCGCAGATCGGGTCGATCTCGGTGATGATCACGCGGGCGCCCTGTCCGCGCAGGGACTCCGCGCAGCCCTTGCCCACGTCGCCGTAGCCGCAGACGACGACGGTCTTGCCGCCGATGAGGGTGTCGGTGGCGCGGTTGATGCCGTCGATCAGGGAGTGGCGGCAGCCGTACTTGTTGTCGAACTTCGACTTGGTGACGGCGTCGTTCACGTTGATCGCCGGGAACAGCAGGGTGCCGTCGCGGTGCATCTCGTACAGGCGGTGGACGCCGGTGGTGGTCTCCTCGGTCACGCCGCGGATCTCCGAGGCGAGCTGGGTCCACTTCTGCGAGCCGTCGCTGATGGTGCGCTGCAGGAGTTCGAGGACCACGCGGTGCTCGTCGGACTCGGCGGTGTCGACCGAGGGGACCTTGCCGTCCTTCTCGTACTCGACGCCCTTGTGGACGAGGAGGGTGGCGTCACCGCCGTCGTCGAGGATCATGTTCGGGCCGCCGGTGGGGCTGTTCGGCCAGGTCAGAGCCTGTTCCGTGCACCACCAGTACTCCTCCAGGGTCTCGCCCTTCCAGGCGAAGACCGGGATGCCCTGCGGGTTCTCGGGCGTGCCGTTCGGGCCGACCGCGATGGCGGCGGCGGCGTGGTCCTGGGTGGAGAAGATGTTGCAGGAGGCCCAGCGGACCTCGGCGCCCAGGGCGACCAGGGTCTCGATGAGGACGGCGGTCTGCACCGTCATGTGCAGGGAGCCGGTGACGCGGGCGCCCGCGAGGGGCTGTGCCTCGGCGTACTCCTTGCGGATCGACATCAGGCCGGGCATCTCGTGCTCG harbors:
- a CDS encoding stage II sporulation protein M, which codes for MDLDVFVSAHRAEWDRLDALLRRQRRLTGAEADELVALYQRTATHLSLIQSSAPDPQLTGRLSQLVARARSAVTGTRRASWRDVTRFLTHGFPAAVYRSRHWWVPTALISIVIATLLGWWIGTHPEVQSSIAAPSELRDLTRPGGEYETYYSSHPAASFAAQVWTNNAQAAAMCLVLGVFLGIPVLWILFQNMLNLGVGIGLMSSAGRLDTFLGLVLPHGLLELTAVFVAAGTGLRLGWTVIDPGPRSRRTALAEEGRAALGMAIGLALILFVSGAIEGFVTPSGLPTWARIGIGIAAELAFLAYVYVLGGRAARAGDTGDVDEFERSAVLPTAA
- a CDS encoding RDD family protein translates to MSELVTGEAVALELRPAKLPSRALAVLLDLAVAVAVYVIVTIGLVASTASLDDAAQLAISIASFVLVLVGGPIAVETLSHGRSLGKLACGLRVVRDDGGPIRFRHALVRGAVGVVEILMTFGIVACIASLVSARGRRLGDVFAGTLVVRERIPVGRMPFVPPPPPWLAGRFSGLDLSAVPDGLWLAIRQYLTRMHQLDPQVGGAMAERLAMDLAARTGAPAPQGVPSAAYLAAVMQERQAREARRAFGSGAAGITQPGPGGVPSAVGPAAQSAGAPPSPFPHPYPSAPSAPSANPATAPQAPRPAVPQADRVDRPSTGFVPPA
- the ahcY gene encoding adenosylhomocysteinase, whose protein sequence is MTTVDNRQDFKVADLSLAAFGRKEITLAEHEMPGLMSIRKEYAEAQPLAGARVTGSLHMTVQTAVLIETLVALGAEVRWASCNIFSTQDHAAAAIAVGPNGTPENPQGIPVFAWKGETLEEYWWCTEQALTWPNSPTGGPNMILDDGGDATLLVHKGVEYEKDGKVPSVDTAESDEHRVVLELLQRTISDGSQKWTQLASEIRGVTEETTTGVHRLYEMHRDGTLLFPAINVNDAVTKSKFDNKYGCRHSLIDGINRATDTLIGGKTVVVCGYGDVGKGCAESLRGQGARVIITEIDPICALQAAMDGYQVTTLDEVIDKADIFVTTTGNKDIIMASDMAKMKHQAIVGNIGHFDNEIDMAGLAKIPGIVKDEVKPQVHTWKFPDGKVIIVLSEGRLLNLGNATGHPSFVMSNSFADQTLAQIELFTKPEEYPTDVYVLPKHLDEKVARLHLDALGVKLTTLRPEQAAYIGVEVEGPYKSDHYRY